In uncultured Ilyobacter sp., a genomic segment contains:
- a CDS encoding helix-turn-helix domain-containing protein, with amino-acid sequence MDKKLEKLIKEKGKKNTDVARLLKLSKQSFYSRCRTFDKGGISFTKDEILKISDFLGVEPQIFFEL; translated from the coding sequence ATGGATAAAAAATTAGAAAAATTAATAAAAGAAAAAGGGAAAAAAAATACAGATGTAGCTAGACTTTTAAAATTGTCAAAACAGAGCTTTTATAGCAGATGCAGAACTTTTGATAAGGGAGGAATAAGTTTTACTAAGGATGAAATTTTAAAAATAAGTGATTTTTTAGGAGTTGAACCCCAAATTTTTTTTGAACTTTGA
- a CDS encoding DUF3892 domain-containing protein has product MGKKVKVINESDTGRNQKFQDDKGKTMTRNQFVREIERGNYSDYHVREVNGVKTPCSNPDGKTNNNLG; this is encoded by the coding sequence ATGGGAAAAAAAGTAAAAGTTATAAATGAATCAGATACAGGCAGAAATCAAAAGTTCCAAGATGATAAAGGTAAAACTATGACTAGAAACCAATTTGTTAGAGAAATTGAGAGAGGAAACTATTCCGATTACCATGTTAGAGAAGTAAATGGTGTTAAGACACCATGCTCTAATCCAGACGGGAAAACTAATAATAATTTAGGATAA
- a CDS encoding replication initiator protein A, with protein sequence MAKRLTAKDMEKKEFYQMPKWIYEIKGLKSLHREIYMLALNNYNLSRSNGWMNEKGEVYFKLSYAALVNFTGARRETINKAIGLLVEIGLLEAEKKNGTATKYFITEPEIDEIKEKYQSKTSTKKRTSTENSTGTKNSTATSTEKRTGDQYEKPYPNKNNTNRLNKNNINNSILNELNLILRESGLDIKPDKIIKMSKGMDIDILKKYIHAFKHRGPGYVIAAIRDRYELPKPSVESISIEELVNNFEISEENSREVLRDLANRILSDYECGIDTCPIDTFNDKSQGYPRELIEEYRSKLLKFVA encoded by the coding sequence ATGGCAAAACGACTTACTGCAAAAGACATGGAGAAAAAAGAATTTTACCAGATGCCTAAATGGATCTATGAGATTAAAGGTCTTAAAAGCCTTCATAGAGAAATTTATATGCTTGCCTTAAATAATTACAACCTTTCTAGAAGTAACGGCTGGATGAACGAAAAAGGCGAAGTTTATTTTAAACTAAGTTATGCTGCACTGGTAAATTTTACAGGAGCCAGGAGAGAGACAATCAATAAAGCGATTGGACTTCTAGTTGAGATAGGACTTCTTGAAGCTGAAAAGAAAAATGGGACTGCTACAAAATATTTTATAACGGAGCCTGAAATTGATGAAATAAAGGAAAAATATCAATCAAAAACCAGTACTAAAAAACGTACCAGTACGGAAAATAGTACCGGTACTAAAAATAGTACTGCTACCAGTACGGAAAAGCGTACCGGTGACCAGTACGAAAAACCGTACCCGAATAAGAATAATACAAATAGACTAAATAAGAATAATATTAATAATAGCATTTTGAATGAGCTCAATTTAATTTTGAGAGAATCTGGACTTGATATTAAACCAGATAAAATTATCAAGATGAGTAAGGGGATGGATATAGACATCCTAAAAAAATATATACATGCTTTTAAACATAGGGGGCCTGGTTACGTAATAGCTGCCATAAGAGACAGATATGAACTTCCAAAACCCAGTGTAGAAAGTATTAGCATTGAGGAGCTTGTTAATAACTTTGAAATCTCTGAAGAAAACTCAAGAGAGGTTTTAAGAGATCTAGCAAATAGAATTTTATCTGACTATGAATGTGGCATAGATACTTGTCCTATTGACACTTTCAACGATAAGAGCCAGGGATATCCAAGAGAACTGATCGAAGAATACAGATCTAAATTATTAAAATTTGTAGCATAA
- a CDS encoding terminase small subunit: MKLTLKQKAFADFYIELANATEAAIKAGYSKKTAREMGCENLTKPHIRAYIDERLAQIDSDRIADVKEVMEYLSKGMRQELEEEVVVVEGHGDGYSEARIVKKKISVKDANKCAELLGKRYGIFTDKVNVEGSLPIIIHGEDALEE, translated from the coding sequence GTGAAACTTACGTTGAAACAGAAAGCATTTGCTGATTTTTATATAGAATTGGCCAATGCCACTGAAGCAGCGATAAAAGCAGGATATTCTAAGAAGACTGCAAGAGAAATGGGGTGTGAAAACCTTACAAAACCTCATATTAGAGCATATATCGATGAAAGGTTGGCTCAGATAGATTCAGATAGGATAGCAGATGTAAAAGAAGTTATGGAGTATTTGAGCAAGGGTATGCGACAAGAATTAGAAGAGGAAGTTGTAGTGGTAGAAGGTCATGGAGATGGTTATAGCGAAGCTCGAATTGTTAAAAAGAAAATATCAGTAAAAGATGCTAACAAATGTGCAGAGCTCTTAGGGAAACGATATGGGATATTCACAGATAAAGTTAACGTGGAAGGATCACTGCCTATAATAATTCATGGAGAAGATGCCCTTGAAGAGTAA
- a CDS encoding PBSX family phage terminase large subunit — MKSKKLFLPDLVGKGYKDYWNFKGRYRVCKGSRASKKSKTTALYYIYKMMEYPKANLLVVRKVFRTLKDSCYSDLKWAINRLGVDEHWETKESPIEMTYKPTGQKILFRGLDDPLKITSITVETGMLCWMWLEECYEITNEDSFNMLDESIRGQSSGNLFKQITLTLNPWNEKHWVKRRFFDMKNDSDILAKTTNYMCNEFLDDADLKVFENMKKNNPRRYQVAGLGEWGIVDGLVYENWEEKEFDTDEISARKGIKSAFGLDFGYTNDPTAFFCGLIDLSKKEIFVFDEIYKKSLRNKMIYEEISKKGYSKEKITADSAEPKSIDELRDLGLRRVSGAAKGKDSINNGIQFIQGFKIYIHPRCVNFITEISNYTWDKDRFGNTINKPIDDFNHLMDAFRYAVEDFVSKPKIGALNFNPISV; from the coding sequence TTGAAGAGTAAAAAATTATTTTTGCCTGATCTAGTAGGGAAAGGTTATAAGGACTACTGGAATTTTAAGGGGCGTTATCGTGTATGCAAAGGATCCCGTGCATCTAAAAAATCAAAGACCACAGCACTTTATTATATTTATAAAATGATGGAATATCCCAAGGCAAACCTTTTGGTCGTAAGGAAGGTATTTAGAACTTTAAAAGATAGCTGTTACTCAGATTTGAAATGGGCCATTAATAGGCTGGGAGTGGATGAACATTGGGAGACAAAAGAGTCTCCAATAGAGATGACTTATAAACCAACTGGACAGAAGATTCTTTTTAGGGGTCTCGATGATCCTCTCAAAATAACATCCATAACAGTAGAGACAGGGATGCTCTGTTGGATGTGGCTAGAGGAATGTTATGAGATAACCAATGAAGATAGTTTTAACATGCTAGATGAATCAATAAGGGGGCAGTCTTCAGGAAATTTATTTAAGCAGATAACTCTGACACTTAACCCATGGAATGAAAAGCACTGGGTTAAAAGAAGATTCTTTGATATGAAAAATGATTCCGATATTTTGGCTAAGACTACCAACTACATGTGTAATGAGTTTTTGGATGATGCGGATCTGAAAGTCTTTGAGAATATGAAAAAGAACAATCCCAGGCGTTATCAAGTTGCAGGACTTGGAGAATGGGGTATAGTTGACGGACTTGTTTACGAGAACTGGGAGGAAAAAGAATTTGACACAGATGAAATCTCCGCAAGAAAAGGGATTAAATCTGCTTTTGGATTGGATTTTGGATATACAAACGATCCTACAGCTTTTTTCTGTGGGCTAATTGACTTAAGTAAAAAAGAGATATTTGTATTTGACGAGATCTACAAAAAGTCTCTCAGAAACAAGATGATTTATGAGGAGATCTCTAAAAAAGGTTACTCAAAGGAAAAAATAACTGCAGATTCAGCAGAACCAAAATCTATAGATGAACTAAGAGATCTAGGACTAAGGAGAGTATCTGGAGCAGCAAAGGGGAAGGATTCCATCAATAACGGAATTCAGTTTATTCAGGGATTTAAAATCTATATTCATCCGAGATGTGTCAACTTCATAACTGAAATAAGCAACTATACATGGGATAAAGATAGATTTGGAAACACAATTAATAAGCCCATAGACGACTTTAATCACCTTATGGATGCATTCAGATATGCCGTAGAGGATTTTGTTTCAAAACCTAAAATAGGGGCCTTAAATTTCAATCCTATATCAGTATAA